The Thermomicrobiales bacterium genome includes a window with the following:
- a CDS encoding ABC transporter permease, translating into MDQTATGAEQTLAAESQRSTKRKTPRIIRSLLQNKLALFGVVMLFLIVVAAVGAPVLAPHNPRAGVLIDSKKPPVWAANGSSEYLLGTDALGRDVLSRVLYGARISLIVGIVAVVIAGVIGIALGLISGFYGGKVDDIIMRFADIQLAVPFILLAIAILAVLGQGLDKIILTLGISGWVTYGRVVRGQVISWREKDFVEAARAIGARNGSIMFKHILPNTFASIIVIASFAVASTILAEASLSFLGLGVPPDVPTWGGMVAAGRDYIITGQWWIYTFPGIAIMLTVLSINVVGDWLRDFLDPRLRL; encoded by the coding sequence ATGGACCAGACCGCAACCGGCGCGGAACAAACCCTCGCCGCAGAGTCACAACGTTCGACCAAGCGCAAGACGCCCCGGATCATCCGGAGCCTGCTGCAGAACAAGCTGGCGCTCTTCGGTGTCGTCATGCTCTTCCTGATCGTCGTCGCTGCCGTCGGCGCACCAGTCCTTGCGCCGCATAACCCGCGCGCTGGCGTGCTGATCGATAGCAAGAAGCCGCCTGTCTGGGCGGCGAACGGTAGCTCGGAATATCTCCTCGGCACCGATGCACTGGGTCGCGATGTGCTCTCGCGTGTGCTGTATGGTGCGCGCATCTCGCTCATCGTCGGCATCGTCGCCGTTGTGATCGCGGGCGTCATCGGTATCGCACTCGGCCTGATCTCCGGCTTTTACGGTGGCAAGGTCGACGACATCATCATGCGCTTCGCCGATATTCAGCTCGCGGTGCCATTCATCCTGCTCGCGATCGCCATTCTGGCGGTGCTCGGCCAGGGCCTCGACAAGATCATCCTGACGCTGGGCATATCGGGGTGGGTCACCTACGGGCGTGTCGTTCGCGGGCAGGTGATCTCCTGGCGTGAGAAGGACTTTGTTGAGGCGGCGCGTGCGATCGGCGCGCGCAACGGCTCGATCATGTTCAAGCACATTCTGCCGAACACGTTCGCCTCGATCATCGTCATCGCCAGCTTCGCCGTTGCCAGCACGATCCTGGCTGAGGCGTCGCTCTCGTTCCTCGGCCTCGGCGTCCCGCCGGATGTGCCGACCTGGGGTGGCATGGTCGCCGCCGGCCGCGACTACATCATCACCGGCCAGTGGTGGATCTACACCTTCCCCGGCATCGCCATCATGCTGACGGTGCTCTCGATCAACGTCGTCGGCGACTGGCTGCGCGACTTCCTCGACCCACGCCTGCGGTTGTAA